A genomic stretch from Schaalia odontolytica includes:
- a CDS encoding sugar porter family MFS transporter has protein sequence MSSTTTLTPREKQARRYATTLALIATLGPFFYGFEGMVLNAAIKAVGSTFELGPILQGVAGAAGVIGGLIGALAAGRISDKIGRKTTLMWVGPFLLFEALLGPISPLLGSFGYPFLLLTRIVGGIGFGAATTVAPGYVAEIAPADIRGRLIGFRQLAIILGLFFAGLINTAVVSITGGAAKPAFGGLMTWQVLFACLIIPALLFVIFTAKIPESPRYLVSVGRTKEAEEILAKLSGEEDPADRVEAIAQSLTITGGAKLSIGQILSSQWRGLVFVGMAIAAFQQLTGINGVFFYSNSLFAAVGFTESMALAQTLLITAFKIVGVLSGIMLVDRVGRKRMLIYGGTLIFVSLGIVATVFTVAPTVDGKPDVADSPVLAFLAVAALCTFLLGFTSSWGPIFSIVMGEMFPNSIRGGAMSLASGADFLVNFLVVLLFPFLIGWSPAGTYWIYCAFGVLAVIFTAKFLTETSGAELEDMDKVITQK, from the coding sequence ATGTCATCGACAACCACACTCACACCCCGCGAGAAGCAAGCGAGGCGCTACGCAACGACTCTCGCTCTCATCGCCACCCTCGGCCCCTTCTTCTACGGATTCGAGGGCATGGTCCTCAACGCCGCCATCAAGGCCGTGGGATCCACCTTCGAGCTCGGCCCGATCCTGCAGGGCGTTGCGGGCGCGGCAGGTGTCATCGGCGGCCTGATCGGTGCCCTCGCCGCGGGACGCATCTCCGACAAGATCGGCCGCAAGACCACGCTCATGTGGGTCGGCCCCTTCCTGCTTTTTGAGGCCCTCCTCGGCCCCATCTCTCCCCTCCTGGGCAGCTTCGGCTATCCCTTCCTCCTCCTGACCCGCATCGTTGGCGGTATCGGCTTCGGCGCGGCGACCACGGTTGCCCCCGGCTACGTCGCGGAAATTGCGCCCGCAGACATCCGCGGGCGTCTCATCGGCTTCCGCCAGCTCGCGATCATCCTGGGCCTGTTCTTCGCCGGCCTCATCAACACCGCGGTCGTCTCGATCACAGGCGGCGCCGCTAAGCCGGCGTTCGGCGGCCTCATGACCTGGCAGGTCCTCTTCGCCTGCCTCATCATCCCGGCCCTCCTCTTCGTCATCTTCACGGCGAAGATTCCCGAGTCTCCCCGCTACCTCGTCTCCGTGGGCCGCACCAAGGAGGCCGAGGAGATCCTAGCCAAGCTGTCCGGCGAGGAAGACCCCGCAGACCGTGTCGAAGCCATCGCCCAGTCCCTGACAATCACGGGCGGCGCGAAGCTGTCGATCGGGCAGATCCTGTCCTCGCAGTGGCGCGGCCTCGTGTTTGTCGGCATGGCGATCGCCGCGTTCCAGCAGCTCACCGGCATCAACGGCGTCTTCTTCTACTCCAACTCCCTGTTCGCCGCAGTCGGCTTCACCGAGTCGATGGCCCTGGCCCAGACCCTGCTCATCACCGCCTTCAAGATCGTCGGCGTCCTGTCGGGCATCATGCTGGTGGACCGCGTGGGCCGCAAGCGCATGCTGATCTACGGCGGCACCCTCATCTTCGTATCGCTGGGCATCGTGGCCACGGTCTTCACGGTCGCCCCCACCGTCGACGGCAAGCCGGATGTCGCAGACTCCCCCGTCCTGGCATTCCTGGCGGTCGCGGCCTTGTGTACCTTCCTCCTCGGATTCACCTCCTCGTGGGGCCCCATCTTCTCCATCGTCATGGGCGAGATGTTCCCCAACTCGATCCGCGGTGGCGCCATGTCGCTCGCATCGGGCGCCGACTTCCTCGTCAACTTCCTGGTTGTCCTCCTCTTCCCCTTCCTCATCGGCTGGTCGCCCGCTGGCACCTACTGGATTTACTGCGCCTTCGGCGTCCTCGCAGTCATCTTCACGGCGAAGTTCCTCACCGAGACCAGCGGTGCCGAGCTTGAGGACATGGACAAGGTCATCACCCAGAAGTGA
- a CDS encoding TIGR03943 family putative permease subunit, producing MKVLDRLAPIAQSLSLACLGGGLLWLSLSGRYASFVPPSARLGIIASGVGLLACSLALSARLGLSEHAQNDSDQARHALTRTFVALVASALIVLPFHVSPSELASTAWSARGADAGANPGLDAGNEETSSAPTSSSDGDTPSTDSQSGGASAVPSAGTLELTTDNFYGQVEELIANGRAHDGQRIDLVGFVVSPEAARGQASIPRVTEEESFAVARMAIWCCAADAYPVGFAVRWSGPTPEADSWVHVSGTLRVRGTKALLIEADSVTPADTPNPEFVLQTR from the coding sequence GTGAAGGTTCTTGATCGACTCGCTCCGATTGCGCAGTCGCTGTCGCTGGCATGCCTGGGTGGCGGACTCCTTTGGCTGTCGCTCTCGGGCCGTTACGCGTCGTTCGTGCCCCCGTCCGCGCGCCTGGGGATCATTGCTTCGGGAGTTGGCTTGCTTGCCTGTTCGCTCGCCCTGTCCGCTCGGCTCGGCTTGAGCGAACACGCACAGAACGACAGCGATCAGGCTCGTCATGCGCTGACGCGCACCTTTGTCGCGCTCGTTGCGAGCGCACTCATCGTTCTTCCTTTCCACGTCTCTCCGTCGGAGTTGGCATCCACCGCGTGGAGCGCCCGCGGGGCTGACGCGGGTGCGAACCCCGGCCTCGACGCTGGCAATGAAGAGACTAGCTCCGCGCCGACTTCCTCCTCGGACGGCGACACCCCCTCCACCGATAGCCAGAGTGGGGGCGCATCTGCGGTGCCGTCGGCGGGGACGCTCGAGCTCACGACGGACAACTTCTACGGGCAGGTCGAGGAACTGATCGCCAACGGGCGCGCTCACGACGGCCAGCGCATCGACCTCGTCGGTTTCGTGGTGAGTCCGGAGGCAGCCCGTGGCCAGGCTTCCATTCCACGCGTGACGGAGGAAGAGAGTTTCGCTGTGGCTCGCATGGCGATCTGGTGCTGCGCGGCTGACGCGTACCCGGTTGGCTTCGCGGTGCGCTGGAGCGGCCCCACCCCCGAAGCCGATAGCTGGGTGCACGTGAGCGGCACGCTGCGGGTACGCGGCACGAAAGCACTGTTGATCGAGGCTGACTCGGTGACGCCGGCGGATACTCCAAATCCGGAGTTCGTCCTTCAGACACGCTAA
- a CDS encoding permease — MQGAISATGLPIGRAATIAVGMTLQAIPFLLLGVFVAELIEAFVSPSLIARVFPTNPVASVFAALIAAFLLPVCDCSAVPIFRSLLRKGVPLSAATTLMLASPAINPLVIASTYYAFGSWSLVGARIGLSIVVALTVGLSMLVSSPRALHEETDLHGSNTCGCEGGCAVPDRSISGVLGATGQSFGRILPYLLGGVAASTLAQVFWPVSSLLAGLPAPGALALMMGAGFALSLCSSSDAVIARSLASLAPTGALMGFMVYGPMMDIKNVALLASQFRIAFVVRLFVTVTAVAALVIGCAWWMGALS; from the coding sequence ATGCAGGGAGCTATTTCCGCAACGGGGCTACCCATTGGCCGCGCGGCGACGATCGCCGTGGGAATGACGCTGCAGGCGATTCCCTTCCTGCTGCTGGGCGTGTTCGTCGCCGAGCTCATCGAGGCATTCGTTTCCCCATCACTGATCGCTCGCGTGTTCCCGACAAACCCGGTCGCATCCGTGTTTGCCGCGCTCATTGCGGCGTTCCTGCTGCCCGTCTGCGACTGCTCGGCGGTTCCGATTTTCCGTTCGCTGCTGCGCAAGGGGGTGCCGCTGTCGGCCGCGACGACCCTCATGCTGGCGTCTCCCGCTATCAACCCGCTGGTGATCGCCTCGACGTATTATGCCTTCGGCTCATGGTCGCTGGTGGGCGCACGCATCGGGCTGAGTATCGTCGTCGCACTCACGGTCGGCCTGTCTATGTTGGTCTCCTCTCCGCGCGCTCTGCACGAGGAAACGGATCTCCACGGCAGCAACACGTGCGGGTGCGAGGGTGGCTGCGCGGTTCCGGATCGATCAATCTCGGGCGTTCTGGGCGCGACAGGTCAATCTTTCGGCAGGATCCTGCCCTACCTGCTCGGAGGCGTTGCCGCGTCCACACTCGCTCAGGTTTTCTGGCCGGTGTCGTCTCTGCTCGCAGGACTGCCCGCGCCCGGCGCGTTGGCGCTCATGATGGGTGCCGGTTTCGCTCTCTCCCTCTGTTCGTCTTCTGACGCGGTGATCGCCCGATCTTTGGCTTCCCTCGCCCCAACGGGCGCGCTCATGGGCTTCATGGTCTACGGGCCGATGATGGACATCAAGAACGTAGCCCTCCTGGCTTCACAGTTCCGCATCGCGTTCGTGGTTCGTTTGTTCGTGACGGTGACGGCTGTGGCAGCGCTCGTTATCGGCTGCGCCTGGTGGATGGGGGCACTCTCGTGA
- the ileS gene encoding isoleucine--tRNA ligase, with amino-acid sequence MTKHGFYPRHRQDEVDPSPSFPTMEAGTLAFWASNDTFRKSIEMRDAGENGANEFVFYDGPPFANGLPHYGHLLTGYVKDVVGRYQTMKGHRVERRFGWDTHGLPAELEAQRQLGIEDVTEITREGGVGIEAFNAACRSSVLRYTKEWEEYVTRQARWVDFENDYKTLDMSYTESVIWAFKQLYDKGLAYQGHRVLPYCWNDRTPLSNHELKMDDDVYQDRTDNTVTVGLRLETKLREDSARPELALIWTTTPWTLPSNSAVAVGPDIEYSLVEVAADHEGVLAGERVLIATDLVGAYAKELGEEPAVVATYKGSELVGVHYHPIYDYFDTPERRAEGGAPGPNGWSIIAADYVTTTDGTGLVHQAPAFGEDDMWTCMEYGIGVVLPVDDGGVFTSEVSDYAGMQIFDANRYVVADLREQGGPIARRAPEIRAVLVREKSYVHSYPHCWRCRKPLMYKAVSSWFVRVTEIRDRMVELNEEITWTPAHTKHGIFGKWLEGARDWSISRNRFWGAPIPVWVSDDPAYPRTDVYGSIAELEADFGVKVTDFHRPFIDSLTRPNPDDPTGKSTMRRISDVFDCWFESGSMPFAQVHYPFENQEWFENHYPGDFIVEYIGQTRGWFYTLHVLATALFDRPAFRSCVSHGIVLGDDGLKMSKSLRNYPDVAEVFDKYGSDAMRWFLMSSPVVRGGNLIVKEESIRDTVRQVLLPIWNTYYFFTLYAGACNKGEGYEARRLDLSSADVVAALPEMDRYLLAHTLTLAEDVRADLDEYDVAGACEAIREYLDVLTNWYVRTQRQRFWDEDASAFDALYTALVTLMELAAPLLPLLTEEIWRGLTGGESVHLVDFPVIDEAVVAPALVAAMDEVRSTVSAAHALRKTHQLRVRQPLASLQVVSENFADLEPFADLIASEVNVKSVVFNDPQNSGLSVRTELALNPRAFEPSVRKLTSQLFKAQKAGEWEITEDGACRFPGVQLDGAPLELTGDMFSVSTSVDAAEGQVADVLASGTFVVLDTELTPELEAEGYARDVVRAVQDERKNAGLHIADRIDLSLTVPSDHVADVETWRDMIAAETLALSVAIEPGDKLAVSVAKR; translated from the coding sequence ATGACGAAGCACGGCTTCTACCCCCGCCACCGGCAAGACGAGGTGGACCCCAGCCCTTCCTTCCCCACGATGGAAGCTGGCACCCTGGCTTTCTGGGCCAGCAACGACACCTTCCGCAAGTCCATTGAGATGCGTGACGCCGGCGAGAACGGTGCCAACGAGTTCGTGTTCTACGACGGCCCGCCTTTCGCCAACGGCCTGCCCCACTACGGTCACCTCCTGACCGGTTACGTCAAGGACGTAGTGGGCCGCTACCAGACCATGAAGGGCCACCGCGTCGAGCGCCGCTTCGGCTGGGACACGCACGGCCTGCCCGCCGAGCTCGAGGCGCAGCGCCAGCTCGGCATCGAGGACGTCACCGAGATCACCCGCGAGGGTGGCGTCGGCATCGAGGCGTTCAACGCAGCCTGCCGCTCCTCCGTCCTGCGCTACACCAAGGAATGGGAAGAGTACGTCACCCGCCAGGCTCGCTGGGTGGACTTCGAGAACGACTACAAGACGCTCGACATGTCCTACACCGAGTCCGTGATCTGGGCGTTCAAGCAGCTCTACGACAAGGGCCTGGCCTACCAGGGCCACCGTGTCTTGCCCTACTGCTGGAACGACCGCACGCCTCTGAGCAACCACGAGCTCAAGATGGACGACGACGTGTACCAGGACCGCACCGACAACACGGTGACCGTGGGCCTGCGCCTCGAAACCAAGCTGCGCGAGGATTCGGCGCGCCCCGAGCTGGCCCTCATCTGGACGACCACGCCCTGGACCCTGCCGTCGAACTCGGCCGTCGCCGTGGGGCCGGACATCGAGTACTCACTCGTCGAGGTCGCGGCCGACCACGAGGGCGTCCTCGCGGGCGAGCGCGTCCTGATCGCCACCGACCTGGTCGGCGCCTACGCCAAGGAACTGGGCGAGGAACCCGCCGTCGTCGCCACCTACAAGGGCTCGGAGCTGGTCGGCGTCCACTACCACCCGATCTACGACTACTTCGACACCCCCGAACGCCGCGCCGAGGGCGGCGCCCCCGGCCCCAACGGCTGGTCCATCATCGCCGCCGACTACGTGACCACCACGGACGGCACCGGCCTGGTCCACCAGGCTCCGGCCTTCGGTGAGGACGACATGTGGACCTGCATGGAGTACGGCATCGGCGTCGTCCTGCCCGTCGACGACGGCGGCGTCTTCACCTCCGAGGTGAGCGACTACGCGGGCATGCAGATCTTTGACGCGAACCGCTACGTTGTGGCCGACCTGCGCGAGCAGGGTGGCCCGATCGCGCGCCGTGCGCCCGAGATCCGCGCCGTTCTGGTGCGCGAGAAGTCCTACGTGCACTCCTACCCGCACTGCTGGCGCTGCCGCAAGCCCCTGATGTACAAGGCCGTGTCCTCCTGGTTCGTGCGCGTCACCGAGATCCGCGACCGCATGGTGGAGTTGAACGAGGAGATCACCTGGACTCCTGCACACACCAAACACGGGATCTTCGGCAAGTGGCTGGAGGGTGCTCGCGACTGGTCGATTTCGCGCAACCGCTTTTGGGGCGCGCCGATCCCCGTGTGGGTCTCTGACGACCCGGCATACCCGCGCACCGACGTCTACGGCTCGATCGCCGAGCTGGAGGCAGACTTCGGCGTGAAGGTCACGGACTTCCACCGTCCCTTCATCGACTCGCTGACCCGCCCGAACCCGGACGACCCGACGGGCAAGTCGACGATGCGTCGCATTTCCGACGTGTTTGACTGCTGGTTCGAGTCCGGATCGATGCCCTTCGCGCAGGTGCACTACCCGTTCGAGAACCAGGAATGGTTCGAGAACCACTACCCGGGCGACTTCATCGTCGAGTACATCGGTCAGACGCGCGGCTGGTTCTACACGCTGCACGTCCTGGCGACGGCACTCTTCGATCGCCCCGCGTTCCGCTCCTGCGTCTCCCACGGCATCGTCCTGGGCGACGACGGCCTGAAGATGTCTAAGTCGCTGCGCAACTACCCGGACGTGGCCGAGGTCTTCGACAAGTACGGCTCTGACGCCATGCGTTGGTTCCTCATGTCGAGCCCGGTCGTGCGCGGCGGCAACCTGATCGTCAAGGAGGAGTCGATCCGCGACACCGTCCGTCAGGTGCTTCTGCCCATCTGGAATACGTACTACTTCTTCACGCTGTACGCGGGAGCATGCAACAAGGGCGAGGGCTACGAGGCGCGTCGTCTGGACCTGTCCTCGGCCGACGTCGTCGCTGCCCTGCCGGAGATGGACCGCTACCTGCTGGCCCACACGCTCACCCTCGCGGAGGACGTGCGCGCCGACCTGGATGAGTACGACGTCGCAGGTGCCTGCGAGGCGATCCGCGAGTACCTGGATGTTCTGACGAATTGGTACGTGCGTACCCAGCGTCAGCGCTTCTGGGATGAGGATGCCTCGGCCTTCGACGCGCTGTACACGGCGCTCGTGACCCTCATGGAGCTGGCTGCGCCCCTGCTGCCGCTGCTGACCGAGGAGATCTGGCGCGGCCTGACGGGTGGGGAGTCCGTGCACCTGGTCGACTTCCCGGTTATCGACGAGGCCGTGGTGGCCCCCGCGCTCGTGGCGGCCATGGACGAGGTTCGCTCGACCGTGTCGGCGGCCCACGCGCTGCGCAAGACGCATCAGCTGCGCGTGCGCCAGCCGTTGGCCTCCCTGCAGGTCGTGTCGGAGAACTTCGCGGACCTGGAGCCTTTCGCGGATCTGATCGCTTCCGAGGTGAACGTGAAGTCCGTGGTCTTCAACGACCCGCAGAATTCGGGCCTGAGCGTGCGCACCGAGCTCGCCCTGAACCCGCGCGCCTTCGAGCCGTCGGTTCGTAAGCTGACGAGCCAGCTGTTCAAGGCACAGAAGGCCGGCGAGTGGGAGATCACCGAGGACGGCGCATGCCGCTTCCCGGGCGTGCAGCTTGATGGCGCTCCGCTGGAGCTGACGGGCGACATGTTCTCCGTGTCCACCTCCGTAGACGCCGCCGAGGGCCAGGTCGCGGACGTGCTCGCCTCGGGCACCTTCGTGGTCCTCGATACGGAGCTGACCCCCGAGCTGGAGGCCGAGGGCTACGCCCGCGACGTGGTTCGTGCGGTCCAGGACGAGCGCAAGAACGCCGGCCTACACATCGCTGATCGCATCGACCTGTCGCTGACGGTTCCGTCCGATCACGTGGCCGACGTTGAGACCTGGCGCGACATGATCGCCGCCGAGACCCTCGCCCTGTCGGTTGCGATCGAGCCCGGCGACAAGCTCGCCGTGAGCGTCGCCAAACGCTGA
- a CDS encoding bifunctional folylpolyglutamate synthase/dihydrofolate synthase, translated as MAGESFFGQDPTHEDTQGGIPADLIPYLEAADEVEETDAGEGTEAQAEESEREAALRALVEHSLLLGPDPSVLAEIEGEVDEDFADDAAQERGERASHEAALARAEDDIELDARVEEIYRSIVARAPEHDIDPTLKRVKLALDILGDPQRSYPSIHITGTNGKTSTSRMIDSLLTAFGMKTGRFTSPHLLDVRERISLEGHPITREGFVRAWEDIEPYVGMVDERSSQEGGPRLSFFEVFTIMAYAAFADYPVDAAVVEVGMGGRWDATNVIDAGVSVITPIALDHTKWLGSTIEEIAVEKAGIIKPGQVVVIMKQQEEVLDVLLDQARSVDAIVRVEGRDFEVVDRQIGVGGQMVTIRTPSAVYQDVFVPLFGQYQAHNAAAALVAVEAFMGGRGLDGRIVEQGLMNASSPGRMQVVRHSPTIIVDAAHNPAGAATLREAVESSFSFARIAGVYAAMGDKDVEGVLSEVEPFIDHLVVTQMPGERAADIASLAEIAEDVFGPDRVDVRESLADAVHRAAEIAEAGAQSADRSGVLVFGSVMLAGEMLALAGHSPR; from the coding sequence ATGGCAGGCGAATCGTTCTTCGGGCAAGACCCCACACACGAGGACACCCAGGGTGGTATCCCGGCCGACCTGATCCCGTACCTGGAAGCAGCCGACGAGGTCGAGGAGACCGATGCGGGGGAGGGCACCGAGGCGCAGGCCGAGGAGAGCGAGCGCGAGGCCGCGCTGCGCGCCCTCGTCGAGCACTCGCTGCTGCTGGGCCCCGACCCCTCCGTCCTCGCCGAGATCGAGGGTGAGGTGGACGAAGACTTTGCCGACGATGCCGCTCAGGAACGTGGCGAGCGTGCCTCCCACGAAGCCGCCCTGGCCCGCGCTGAGGACGACATTGAGCTCGACGCGCGCGTGGAGGAGATCTACCGCTCCATAGTCGCGCGAGCCCCCGAGCACGACATCGACCCCACGTTGAAGCGCGTGAAGCTCGCCCTCGACATCCTCGGCGACCCGCAACGATCCTACCCGTCGATCCACATCACGGGCACGAACGGCAAGACCTCCACCTCGCGCATGATCGACTCGCTGCTCACCGCTTTCGGCATGAAGACGGGCCGCTTCACGAGCCCGCACCTGCTCGACGTGCGCGAGCGCATCTCGCTGGAGGGCCACCCGATCACGCGCGAGGGCTTTGTGCGCGCATGGGAGGACATCGAACCCTACGTCGGAATGGTGGACGAGCGCAGCTCGCAGGAGGGCGGCCCCCGCCTGTCCTTCTTCGAGGTCTTCACCATCATGGCCTACGCTGCCTTCGCCGACTATCCGGTCGACGCCGCCGTCGTCGAGGTCGGCATGGGTGGACGCTGGGACGCCACGAACGTCATCGACGCCGGCGTGTCCGTCATCACCCCGATTGCCTTGGATCACACGAAGTGGCTGGGTTCCACGATCGAAGAGATCGCAGTCGAAAAGGCCGGCATCATCAAGCCCGGTCAGGTTGTCGTCATCATGAAACAGCAGGAGGAAGTCCTCGACGTCCTCCTAGACCAGGCTCGTTCCGTCGACGCGATTGTCCGCGTCGAGGGCCGTGACTTCGAGGTCGTGGATCGCCAGATCGGCGTGGGCGGCCAGATGGTCACCATCCGCACGCCTTCCGCCGTCTACCAGGACGTATTCGTCCCGCTGTTCGGTCAGTATCAGGCGCACAACGCGGCGGCCGCACTCGTCGCCGTCGAGGCCTTCATGGGCGGTCGCGGCCTGGACGGTCGCATCGTCGAGCAGGGCCTCATGAACGCCTCCAGCCCGGGCCGCATGCAGGTCGTGCGCCATTCGCCCACGATCATCGTCGATGCCGCGCACAACCCCGCGGGCGCCGCGACCCTGCGCGAGGCCGTGGAATCCTCCTTCTCCTTCGCGCGCATCGCTGGCGTGTACGCCGCGATGGGGGACAAGGACGTCGAGGGCGTCCTGTCCGAGGTTGAGCCCTTCATCGATCACCTCGTCGTCACACAGATGCCGGGCGAGCGCGCGGCCGACATCGCCAGCCTGGCCGAGATCGCCGAGGACGTATTCGGTCCCGACCGGGTAGACGTGCGAGAGTCCCTCGCCGACGCAGTCCATCGTGCAGCCGAGATCGCCGAGGCGGGGGCGCAGTCCGCGGATCGCAGTGGAGTCCTCGTGTTTGGATCGGTGATGCTGGCCGGGGAGATGCTGGCCCTGGCCGGGCACTCTCCCCGCTAG
- the dhaK gene encoding dihydroxyacetone kinase subunit DhaK has translation MKKLVNDVHAVVRETLEGFALAHSDLVDVHYSPDFVTRHAPKADGKVGLVSGGGSGHEPLHAGFVGEGMLDAAVPGAVFTSPTPDPILEATKAADHGAGVLHIVKNYTGDVLNFETAAELADMEDIKVATIVVNDDVAVEDSLYTAGRRGVAGTIFVEKIAGAAAERGDSLEEVTRIATKVNDQTRSMGLALGPCTVPHAGKPSFDLGEDEIELGIGIHGEPGYRRGAMESADSLVAELYERVRDDLGLTEGERVVALINGMGGTPLSELYICFRALGALLASDGIEIARQMVGNYVTSLEMPGVSVTLMRADDELLELFDAPVTTVAWK, from the coding sequence ATGAAGAAGCTCGTCAATGACGTCCACGCCGTCGTGCGCGAAACCCTCGAAGGTTTCGCCCTGGCCCACTCCGACCTCGTCGATGTCCATTACTCGCCGGATTTCGTCACCCGCCACGCCCCTAAGGCTGATGGCAAGGTCGGCCTCGTCTCCGGTGGCGGATCCGGTCACGAGCCCCTGCACGCGGGCTTCGTCGGAGAAGGCATGCTGGATGCGGCCGTGCCCGGCGCGGTCTTCACCTCGCCCACGCCCGACCCGATCCTGGAGGCCACGAAGGCCGCTGATCACGGCGCTGGGGTCTTGCACATCGTCAAGAACTACACGGGTGACGTCCTCAACTTCGAGACCGCCGCAGAGCTGGCCGACATGGAAGACATCAAGGTCGCCACGATCGTGGTCAACGATGACGTGGCCGTCGAGGATTCCCTCTACACGGCGGGGCGCCGCGGCGTCGCCGGAACGATCTTCGTCGAAAAGATCGCTGGCGCGGCCGCCGAGCGCGGAGACTCCCTCGAGGAAGTTACGCGCATCGCGACCAAGGTCAACGACCAGACCCGCTCCATGGGTCTGGCCCTGGGGCCCTGCACCGTGCCCCACGCGGGCAAGCCCTCCTTTGACCTGGGCGAGGATGAGATCGAACTCGGTATCGGCATCCACGGCGAACCCGGATATCGTCGCGGTGCCATGGAGAGCGCCGACAGCCTCGTCGCCGAGCTCTATGAGCGCGTCCGCGATGATCTTGGCCTCACCGAGGGTGAGCGCGTCGTGGCCCTCATCAACGGGATGGGAGGGACCCCGCTCTCCGAGCTCTACATCTGCTTCCGCGCCCTCGGCGCCCTCCTGGCGTCGGATGGCATCGAGATCGCCCGGCAGATGGTCGGAAACTACGTCACCAGCCTGGAGATGCCCGGCGTCTCGGTGACCCTCATGCGCGCCGACGACGAGCTGCTTGAGCTCTTTGACGCGCCTGTGACAACGGTTGCGTGGAAGTAA
- the dhaL gene encoding dihydroxyacetone kinase subunit DhaL, translated as MSLDAQWALRWIELAAADVAQQRDYLVDLDRAIGDGDHGENMDRGFTAAVEALREAQPGSVAEALKTVAKTLMSTVGGAAGPLYGTAFLRASKAAGDGELDGAGVAAVIAGALEGIRARGKAVTGEKTMVDAWTPALEAARAAAEAGSDGAAVLEAAATAAEAGAAATEPLRATKGRASYLGERSIGHLDPGAVSTSLILRAAARAAGEAGAA; from the coding sequence ATGAGCCTAGATGCGCAGTGGGCACTGCGGTGGATCGAGCTGGCGGCGGCCGATGTCGCCCAGCAGCGCGACTACCTGGTGGACCTGGACCGAGCAATCGGGGACGGTGACCACGGAGAAAACATGGACCGCGGATTCACCGCCGCTGTCGAGGCCCTGCGCGAGGCCCAGCCGGGCAGCGTCGCCGAGGCCCTCAAGACGGTGGCCAAGACCCTCATGTCGACGGTCGGCGGTGCCGCCGGGCCCCTGTACGGGACTGCGTTCCTGCGTGCATCGAAGGCCGCTGGGGACGGTGAGCTGGACGGCGCGGGCGTGGCCGCCGTGATCGCGGGCGCACTCGAGGGAATCCGGGCGCGAGGCAAGGCCGTGACGGGCGAGAAGACCATGGTCGACGCGTGGACCCCAGCACTCGAGGCCGCACGCGCGGCCGCCGAGGCAGGGAGCGACGGGGCGGCAGTCCTTGAGGCCGCAGCCACGGCAGCCGAGGCCGGCGCGGCCGCCACCGAGCCGCTTCGCGCCACGAAGGGACGCGCCTCCTACCTGGGCGAGCGCTCCATCGGTCACCTCGACCCGGGTGCCGTCTCCACCTCCCTGATCCTGCGAGCCGCGGCGCGAGCAGCGGGCGAGGCCGGCGCGGCATGA
- the dhaM gene encoding dihydroxyacetone kinase phosphoryl donor subunit DhaM yields MSVRVSFVVVSHSDALARGVCELAAQMAPDVHFEAAGGTDDGRIGTSYDRVEAALEASLAAVDGDGSGVIVLTDLGSATMTVESVIDMSDEPERVRFVDTCLVEGAVASSVRAQLGEDLHQVADVAAALAPRLDDASAQEAPSPAAPGPGGGAASASSMWAEGDAVVADPVGLHARPAAAFVRLAGSFDAEITVNGADGGSVLDLMALGITQGQSVHIEANGADATAAVAALTDMLESATKQPSESKETT; encoded by the coding sequence ATGAGCGTGCGCGTCTCCTTCGTCGTCGTCTCCCACTCTGATGCGCTGGCCCGCGGAGTATGCGAGCTGGCTGCACAGATGGCCCCCGACGTGCACTTTGAGGCCGCCGGTGGCACGGACGACGGCCGCATCGGCACCTCCTACGACCGCGTGGAAGCGGCCCTCGAGGCTTCCCTCGCGGCCGTGGACGGGGACGGCAGCGGCGTGATCGTCCTGACCGACCTCGGGTCGGCCACGATGACGGTCGAGTCCGTCATCGACATGAGTGACGAGCCCGAGCGCGTGCGATTCGTCGACACCTGCCTCGTTGAAGGGGCCGTCGCCTCCTCCGTGCGGGCGCAGCTCGGCGAAGATCTTCACCAGGTTGCCGATGTCGCAGCCGCCTTGGCCCCTCGTCTGGACGACGCGTCCGCCCAGGAGGCACCCAGCCCAGCCGCCCCCGGGCCCGGAGGGGGAGCGGCCTCGGCCTCGTCGATGTGGGCGGAGGGAGACGCTGTCGTCGCCGACCCGGTCGGCCTGCACGCGCGCCCGGCCGCCGCTTTCGTGCGACTGGCGGGTTCCTTCGACGCCGAGATTACCGTCAACGGGGCGGATGGAGGGTCGGTCCTGGACCTCATGGCCCTGGGCATTACCCAAGGTCAGAGCGTCCACATCGAGGCCAATGGGGCCGACGCCACAGCGGCGGTCGCGGCGCTGACAGATATGCTTGAAAGCGCAACCAAGCAACCGTCAGAATCAAAGGAGACAACGTGA